One region of Streptomyces capillispiralis genomic DNA includes:
- the tatA gene encoding Sec-independent protein translocase subunit TatA: protein MFGLSELAVILIVVILVIGAKKLPDLARSAGKSARILKAEARAMKDEDERAAAPPRVVQGETVTRDEPQHPGSPQHPGSPQPPGSPQHRQ from the coding sequence ATGTTCGGACTGAGTGAACTCGCCGTCATCCTCATCGTCGTCATCCTGGTGATCGGCGCCAAGAAGCTCCCCGACCTGGCCCGCTCCGCCGGGAAGTCGGCCCGCATCCTCAAGGCCGAGGCCAGGGCCATGAAGGACGAGGACGAGCGGGCGGCGGCGCCGCCCAGGGTCGTCCAGGGGGAGACCGTCACGCGGGACGAGCCGCAGCACCCGGGCTCCCCGCAGCACCCGGGCTCCCCGCAGCCCCCGGGCTCCCCGCAGCACCGGCAGTGA
- a CDS encoding TetR/AcrR family transcriptional regulator C-terminal domain-containing protein, with protein MKINAEVIARAALRLLDGVGLDGLTMRLVAQELGVRAPTLYWHLKNKQELLDAMATLVYAEASERLEPPRDGDAWQHWIADWARHLRQAMLGHRDGARVLAGTYVNHPAVHRSVELGLRTLTDAGFPLTEAARSIPAVLHYTIGSTIEQQAHGNAAYGDDNPYAPGRLAGLIDAEHFPLTAQVSADLLGLDADAGFEHGLRVVILGLEAARAGHDRA; from the coding sequence ATGAAGATCAATGCCGAGGTGATCGCCCGTGCGGCGCTGCGCCTGCTGGACGGCGTCGGCCTCGACGGCCTCACCATGCGCCTGGTCGCGCAGGAACTCGGCGTCCGGGCCCCCACCCTCTACTGGCACCTCAAGAACAAGCAGGAACTGCTCGACGCCATGGCCACCCTGGTCTACGCCGAGGCGTCCGAGCGGCTGGAGCCGCCCCGCGACGGCGACGCCTGGCAGCACTGGATCGCCGACTGGGCCCGCCACCTGCGGCAGGCGATGCTCGGCCACCGCGACGGCGCTCGCGTCCTCGCCGGCACCTACGTCAACCACCCGGCCGTGCACCGCTCCGTCGAACTGGGCCTGCGGACCCTGACGGACGCCGGCTTCCCCCTCACCGAAGCGGCCCGCTCCATCCCCGCGGTCCTGCACTACACGATCGGCTCGACCATCGAGCAGCAGGCCCACGGCAACGCGGCCTACGGCGACGACAACCCGTACGCCCCCGGCCGGCTGGCCGGCCTCATCGACGCCGAGCACTTCCCGCTCACCGCCCAGGTGTCCGCCGACCTCCTCGGCCTGGACGCGGACGCGGGCTTCGAACACGGCCTGCGCGTCGTCATCCTCGGCCTCGAAGCCGCCAGGGCCGGGCACGACCGCGCCTGA
- a CDS encoding FAD-dependent monooxygenase, giving the protein MRTDTDVVITGAGPTGLMLACELRLAGVDVVVVDRLAGRTGESRAGGMHARTLEVLDQRGVLDRFLAAGVPRSIGHFSGLWLDFGRFDTRYTRSLMLLQSRIERLLEEWAGELGVRVRRSSEVTALRQDGDGVEVALGGPGAVPSALRARYLVGCDGGRSTVRRLAGIGFPGTEATLTALLGDVELADPPAEPVFMRRRAGGDFSVLGFEPGWYRVITTEHGRVAPAGSPATLEELRESLLRIAGTDFGMHSPRWVSRFGDAARQAERYREGRVLLAGDAAHIHFPSGGQGLNLGVQDAVNLGWKLASVVHGRAPDTLLDSYHAERYPVAERVLHNTRAQSALSRPGPQTDALRDVLRSLIGYDDVNRHLGGMITALDVGYDLGGGHPLTGLRVPDADLETADGPARVFGLLHAARPVLLDLRGGGETAAAAAGWADRVDVVEATSVAGHWPVWPDGGTPAPDALLIRPDGHVAWAASPGAGGLDTGALRTALTTWCGPATAKE; this is encoded by the coding sequence ATGAGGACGGACACGGACGTGGTGATCACGGGCGCGGGCCCCACGGGGCTCATGCTCGCCTGCGAATTACGGCTGGCCGGGGTCGACGTGGTGGTGGTCGACCGGCTCGCCGGGCGGACCGGCGAGTCACGGGCCGGCGGGATGCACGCGCGGACCCTGGAGGTGCTCGACCAGCGGGGCGTCCTGGACCGCTTCCTGGCGGCGGGCGTACCGCGTTCGATCGGCCACTTCTCGGGGCTGTGGCTGGACTTCGGGCGGTTCGACACCCGGTACACCCGGAGCCTGATGCTGCTCCAGTCCCGCATCGAGCGGCTGCTGGAGGAGTGGGCCGGAGAACTCGGCGTCCGGGTGCGCCGGTCGTCGGAGGTGACCGCCCTGCGCCAGGACGGCGACGGCGTCGAGGTCGCACTGGGCGGGCCCGGGGCCGTCCCCTCGGCACTGCGCGCCCGCTACCTCGTGGGCTGCGACGGCGGACGCAGTACGGTGCGCAGGCTCGCCGGCATCGGCTTCCCCGGCACGGAGGCCACCCTGACCGCGCTGCTCGGTGACGTCGAACTCGCCGACCCGCCGGCCGAGCCGGTGTTCATGCGGCGGCGAGCCGGGGGCGACTTCTCGGTGCTCGGCTTCGAGCCGGGCTGGTACCGGGTGATCACCACGGAGCACGGCCGTGTCGCCCCCGCGGGTTCCCCCGCGACGCTCGAGGAACTGAGGGAGTCACTGCTCAGGATCGCGGGCACCGACTTCGGGATGCACAGCCCACGCTGGGTGTCCCGGTTCGGTGACGCGGCACGGCAGGCGGAGCGGTACCGGGAGGGCAGGGTGCTGCTGGCGGGCGACGCCGCCCACATCCACTTCCCGTCCGGCGGCCAGGGCCTGAACCTGGGGGTGCAGGACGCGGTCAACCTCGGCTGGAAACTCGCGTCGGTGGTGCACGGCCGGGCGCCGGACACCCTGCTGGACAGCTACCACGCCGAGCGGTACCCCGTCGCGGAACGGGTGCTGCACAACACCCGGGCGCAGTCGGCGCTGAGCCGCCCCGGCCCGCAGACCGACGCGCTGCGCGACGTGCTCCGCTCCCTCATCGGGTACGACGACGTCAACCGGCACCTGGGCGGCATGATCACCGCGCTGGACGTCGGGTACGACCTGGGCGGCGGCCATCCGCTGACCGGCCTCCGCGTCCCCGACGCCGATCTGGAGACCGCCGACGGCCCCGCGCGCGTCTTCGGCCTGCTGCACGCCGCCCGCCCGGTCCTGCTCGACCTGCGCGGTGGCGGGGAGACGGCGGCCGCCGCGGCGGGCTGGGCCGATCGCGTCGACGTCGTGGAGGCGACGTCCGTGGCCGGTCACTGGCCCGTCTGGCCCGACGGCGGGACCCCCGCCCCGGACGCGCTCCTCATCCGCCCGGACGGCCATGTCGCCTGGGCCGCGTCCCCCGGGGCCGGCGGCCTCGACACCGGCGCCCTGCGCACCGCCCTCACGACCTGGTGCGGGCCGGCCACGGCGAAGGAGTGA
- a CDS encoding DM13 domain-containing protein, whose product MRTSLGRPLVIGVLVVAVAVAGFGLYWFQPWKLWQDETVREALPTAAASAADPAPDASPDPARTPARDPRTLAGGALISHEHSTSGTVKLVRLPDGSHVVRLENLDTSNGPDLRVWLTDAPVREGRAGWHVFDDGAYVSLGKLKGNKGSQNYTVPADVDPSAFSSVSIWCDRFDVSFGAAELGRV is encoded by the coding sequence GTGCGGACGTCGCTGGGCAGGCCGCTGGTCATCGGGGTGCTGGTGGTGGCCGTGGCCGTCGCGGGATTCGGGTTGTACTGGTTCCAGCCGTGGAAGCTGTGGCAGGACGAGACCGTGCGTGAGGCCCTGCCGACGGCCGCGGCGTCCGCCGCGGACCCGGCCCCGGACGCCTCGCCGGACCCGGCCCGGACCCCCGCGCGGGATCCGCGGACGCTGGCCGGCGGCGCGCTGATCAGCCACGAGCACTCCACCTCCGGCACGGTGAAGCTGGTCCGGCTGCCCGACGGCTCCCATGTCGTACGCCTGGAGAACCTCGACACCAGCAACGGCCCCGACCTGCGTGTCTGGCTGACCGACGCGCCGGTGAGGGAAGGACGGGCCGGCTGGCACGTCTTCGACGACGGCGCGTACGTCAGCCTCGGCAAGCTCAAGGGCAACAAGGGCAGCCAGAACTACACCGTGCCCGCCGACGTCGACCCGTCCGCCTTCAGCAGCGTGAGCATCTGGTGCGACCGCTTCGACGTGTCCTTCGGCGCGGCCGAGCTGGGCCGAGTCTGA
- a CDS encoding PH domain-containing protein: MIDAREVTCRPRWTRTLWCFAGLGAAGAAAAVVLGVRTSTAAWPALGLLFALAGFAALHRVTARVRADAHGLHSRTLLRRRSVPWSEVADLRLRVKYANTARGEESRRVSALLRDGRGWVLPLPRTWTPRTEEFDATLSALRELHRRHGAAGTTAEPARLTVISHRTTGSGWTGSLALCVLLLAGAGLALRMVPQVGAYEREWESAAPCAAGTSWADHGDCLSTVPAVIERTDPRRPKKTSRLYFTDARPLERLAVSEEAALEFRSGDRVRLTFWRGEVKTIAGDRHVWRDHTPGAGDVVMVAAGLTLGAGYPAARILIRLRGRRRPDGEVLPSALPFAVALVLTALWLLPLCFLHPTAPFASPVTTAWAAAGTLVTIALLTWAWRATRFRPPGGPEPLPTERTGDEVFLPARFLEATDYNPRHFGTHIVLGDDGPPAVVPHSGPGRFAARPVPVSRLTLERTRRAGGGDPDTIPRTWHIAELDDAGTPVRLAAAPTDLTRILRALRPTAPEARAGTRPPGDP; encoded by the coding sequence GTGATCGATGCCAGGGAAGTGACCTGCCGTCCGCGATGGACGAGAACCCTGTGGTGCTTCGCCGGACTCGGGGCGGCCGGGGCGGCGGCCGCGGTGGTGCTCGGGGTGCGCACGAGTACGGCCGCGTGGCCGGCCCTAGGCCTGCTGTTCGCCCTGGCGGGCTTCGCCGCACTGCACAGGGTCACCGCCCGGGTCCGCGCCGACGCCCACGGCCTGCACTCCCGCACCCTGCTCCGCCGCCGCAGCGTGCCCTGGAGCGAGGTCGCGGATCTGCGCCTCCGGGTGAAGTACGCGAACACGGCCCGCGGTGAGGAGAGCCGCCGGGTCAGTGCGCTGCTCCGTGACGGACGCGGATGGGTCCTGCCGCTGCCGCGGACCTGGACCCCCCGCACCGAGGAGTTCGACGCGACGCTGAGCGCACTGCGCGAGCTGCACCGCCGTCACGGTGCCGCGGGGACGACGGCGGAGCCGGCCCGCCTCACCGTCATCTCGCACCGCACCACCGGGAGCGGCTGGACCGGCTCACTCGCCCTGTGCGTGCTGTTGCTGGCGGGCGCGGGCCTGGCCCTGCGGATGGTTCCGCAGGTGGGGGCGTACGAGAGGGAGTGGGAGTCGGCGGCCCCCTGCGCGGCCGGGACGTCGTGGGCGGACCACGGGGACTGCCTGAGCACCGTACCGGCCGTGATCGAACGCACCGATCCCCGCCGTCCCAAGAAGACCAGCCGGCTGTACTTCACCGACGCCCGCCCGCTGGAGCGGCTGGCGGTGTCCGAGGAGGCGGCCCTGGAGTTCCGCTCCGGTGACCGGGTCCGGCTCACCTTCTGGCGCGGTGAGGTGAAGACGATCGCCGGGGACCGCCATGTGTGGCGCGACCACACCCCCGGCGCCGGAGACGTGGTGATGGTCGCGGCCGGTCTGACCCTGGGGGCGGGCTACCCGGCCGCCCGGATACTGATCCGGCTGCGCGGTCGCCGGCGCCCCGACGGCGAGGTCCTGCCGTCGGCCCTGCCCTTCGCGGTGGCGCTGGTCCTCACGGCGCTGTGGCTCCTTCCTCTGTGCTTCCTGCATCCCACAGCACCGTTCGCTTCCCCCGTGACGACGGCGTGGGCGGCGGCCGGAACCCTCGTCACCATCGCCCTGCTGACCTGGGCATGGCGCGCCACCCGGTTCCGCCCGCCGGGCGGGCCCGAACCCCTCCCCACGGAGAGGACGGGTGACGAGGTCTTCCTTCCGGCCCGCTTCCTGGAAGCCACCGACTACAACCCCCGCCACTTCGGCACCCACATCGTCCTGGGCGACGACGGTCCGCCCGCGGTGGTCCCGCACTCCGGACCCGGTCGCTTCGCGGCCCGGCCCGTCCCGGTGTCGCGCCTCACCCTCGAGCGGACACGACGCGCAGGCGGCGGCGATCCCGACACGATCCCGCGCACCTGGCACATAGCCGAACTGGACGACGCGGGCACCCCGGTCCGCCTCGCCGCCGCCCCGACCGACCTGACCCGCATCCTGCGCGCACTGCGGCCGACGGCCCCGGAAGCGCGCGCGGGGACTCGTCCCCCGGGCGACCCGTGA
- a CDS encoding zinc-ribbon domain-containing protein, which yields MIIFGTKGYLYQLAILTLVCAQCGNPAAHTLRKRVTKFTLFFVPLFPVSTKYATQCTFCGAEHKVTGEQAEQLQAQAVGGPGGGQGYGQHPQQQPYQQG from the coding sequence ATGATCATTTTTGGTACCAAGGGGTATCTGTACCAGCTCGCGATACTGACGCTGGTGTGCGCGCAATGCGGCAATCCCGCCGCGCACACGCTCAGGAAGCGGGTCACCAAGTTCACGCTGTTCTTCGTGCCGCTGTTCCCGGTCTCGACGAAGTACGCGACGCAGTGCACGTTCTGCGGCGCGGAGCACAAGGTGACCGGGGAGCAGGCCGAGCAGCTCCAGGCGCAGGCCGTCGGCGGGCCGGGCGGCGGCCAGGGGTACGGACAGCACCCCCAGCAGCAGCCCTACCAGCAGGGCTAG
- a CDS encoding TIGR03943 family putative permease subunit, with the protein MNRQAQAALLFLLGAAVLHAGLTDLHLRYVKAGLRPLLLLSGAVLVATAAATLRYEWRGRREEDAEPHREPRISWLLTLPLFALILVAPPALGSYSATHTGTALQKPFGFPDLPARGPLRLGVEEYAARAVYDDGRHLSGRPISITGFVALDRADAPHLVRMTLNCCAADAQPVKIALTGAIPPVLRPDTWLEVTGTYTPRRTRDPVNDGPVPYFDVTAAEPVPPPSDPYG; encoded by the coding sequence CTGAACCGCCAGGCCCAGGCGGCGCTGCTGTTCCTGCTCGGCGCGGCCGTGCTGCACGCCGGCCTGACCGACCTCCACCTGCGCTACGTCAAGGCGGGCCTGCGCCCGCTGCTCCTGCTGTCGGGCGCGGTGCTGGTCGCGACGGCGGCGGCGACGCTCCGGTACGAGTGGCGCGGGCGCCGGGAGGAGGACGCGGAGCCGCACCGGGAGCCCCGTATCTCGTGGCTCCTGACGCTTCCCCTCTTCGCGCTGATCCTGGTGGCCCCGCCGGCCCTCGGTTCCTACAGCGCCACCCACACCGGTACGGCCCTGCAGAAGCCCTTCGGCTTCCCTGACCTCCCCGCGCGGGGCCCCCTGCGCCTGGGGGTGGAGGAGTACGCGGCCCGCGCGGTCTACGACGACGGCCGCCACCTGAGCGGCCGCCCCATCAGCATCACCGGCTTCGTGGCCCTGGACCGCGCCGACGCCCCCCACCTGGTCCGCATGACCCTCAACTGCTGTGCCGCGGACGCCCAGCCGGTCAAGATCGCCCTGACCGGTGCGATCCCGCCGGTCCTGCGGCCGGACACCTGGCTGGAGGTCACCGGCACCTACACCCCGCGCCGCACCAGGGACCCCGTCAACGACGGCCCGGTCCCGTACTTCGACGTCACGGCCGCCGAACCGGTCCCGCCCCCGTCCGACCCGTACGGCTAG
- a CDS encoding permease, which produces MALTSTPPRGTGPHREGDGGAAPPEESRHLTSPLLLTLVLLTAVMFQDPVRRALAAPVTQSWMTVFVAVVLQALPFLVLGVLLSAAIAVFVPPSFFARALPDRTGLAVPVAGAAGAVLPGCECASVPVAGALVRRGVAPAAALTFLLSAPAVNPIVLTATAVAFPDEPRMVLARFVASLLVACAMGWLWQRLGRTDWLRPPARASYEGRSGGAAFWGSVRHDVVHAGGFLVVGAMAAATLKAVVPAEWLRAAADSPVLSVLALAALAVLLSICSEADAFVAASLTQFSLTARLTFLVVGPMVDLKLFAMQAGTFGRAFALRFAPVTLALAVAVSAVTGAVLL; this is translated from the coding sequence GTGGCACTCACCAGTACGCCCCCGCGCGGAACCGGTCCGCACCGCGAGGGCGACGGCGGGGCGGCGCCCCCCGAGGAGTCCCGCCACCTCACCTCCCCGCTCCTGCTCACCCTGGTCCTGCTCACGGCCGTGATGTTCCAGGACCCCGTCCGCCGCGCCCTGGCCGCCCCGGTGACGCAGAGCTGGATGACGGTGTTCGTCGCGGTGGTCCTCCAGGCCCTGCCCTTCCTGGTGCTCGGCGTCCTGCTGTCGGCGGCGATCGCCGTGTTCGTCCCGCCGTCGTTCTTCGCCCGCGCCCTGCCGGACCGTACGGGGCTGGCCGTACCGGTCGCGGGTGCGGCGGGCGCGGTGCTCCCCGGCTGCGAGTGCGCGTCCGTCCCGGTGGCGGGCGCGCTGGTGCGCAGGGGAGTGGCCCCGGCGGCGGCCCTGACGTTCCTGCTGTCCGCCCCCGCCGTCAACCCGATCGTGCTGACCGCGACGGCGGTCGCCTTCCCCGACGAGCCCCGGATGGTCCTCGCCCGTTTCGTCGCGAGCCTGCTGGTGGCCTGCGCGATGGGCTGGCTGTGGCAGCGCCTCGGCCGCACGGACTGGCTGCGCCCACCGGCCCGTGCCTCCTACGAAGGACGGAGCGGGGGCGCGGCGTTCTGGGGCTCGGTGCGGCACGACGTGGTCCACGCGGGCGGTTTCCTCGTGGTCGGCGCGATGGCGGCGGCGACGCTGAAGGCGGTGGTCCCGGCGGAGTGGCTGCGCGCGGCGGCGGACAGCCCGGTGCTGTCGGTGCTGGCGCTCGCCGCCCTGGCCGTCCTGCTGTCGATCTGCTCGGAGGCGGACGCGTTCGTCGCGGCGTCGCTGACCCAGTTCTCGCTGACGGCCCGGCTCACCTTCCTGGTCGTGGGACCCATGGTCGACCTGAAGCTGTTCGCCATGCAGGCGGGCACGTTCGGCCGTGCCTTCGCCCTGCGCTTCGCCCCCGTGACCCTCGCCCTGGCGGTGGCGGTCTCGGCCGTGACGGGAGCGGTACTGCTGTGA
- a CDS encoding NAD-binding protein has protein sequence MVVCGDDGLAHRLAAELRGVYREQVTLVVRPAGGRVRQPMVGRARAASAALLDRVVTAVNRGNGGADGTAVAGARVVEAAEPTEAVLAEVGVDRADALALVYDDDETNIRAALTARRLNPRLRLVLRLYNRRLGQHIEELLDQAAELAGGTAASRGDAEADIATTVLSDADTTAPALVATALVGTSKVVDAEGLLLRAVERRPPRPGEVADPGLCTLALLSATSNDPAGAEGSEDSGDQGPQLLPDAAAVAAATGRGTVVLEQVSYSGTPLPAGRGGVPPFGSLFSRRLRWSLAGLIAAVFALAVALTLVTRDHPLHATYVTLLDLFAINEPAHNESTGRQVLQLLSGLVGLLLLPVLLAAVLEALGTFRTASALRKPPRGLGGHVVLLGLGKIGTRVLTRLRELHIPVVCVEADPEARGMATARRLRVPVVVGDVTAEGVLEAAKIHRADALLALTSADTTNLEAVLYARSVRPDLRAVLRLYDDDFAKAVYRTLRTAHPGALTRSRSVSHLAAPAFAGAMMGRQILGAIPVERRVLLFAAVSVGGLTQLEGRTVGEAFRPGAWRVLALDTARRADDDGPVGEVPAAGLVWDLPDTYVLRGEDRVVLAATRRGLAELLGRRRGTRAAR, from the coding sequence ATGGTGGTGTGCGGCGACGACGGGCTGGCGCACCGGCTCGCCGCCGAACTCCGGGGCGTGTACCGCGAGCAGGTCACCCTCGTCGTACGGCCGGCCGGGGGCCGGGTGCGGCAGCCGATGGTCGGGCGGGCCCGGGCGGCCTCCGCGGCCCTGCTGGACCGTGTCGTGACCGCCGTCAACCGGGGCAACGGCGGTGCCGACGGGACCGCCGTCGCCGGCGCACGGGTGGTGGAGGCCGCCGAACCGACGGAGGCCGTGCTCGCCGAGGTCGGTGTCGACCGGGCCGACGCGCTGGCGCTGGTGTACGACGACGACGAGACCAACATCCGCGCCGCCCTGACCGCCCGCCGGCTCAACCCCCGGCTGCGGCTCGTGCTCCGCCTCTACAACCGGCGGCTGGGGCAGCACATCGAGGAACTGCTCGACCAGGCCGCCGAGTTGGCCGGGGGCACGGCGGCCTCGCGCGGAGACGCCGAGGCCGACATCGCCACGACCGTGCTGTCCGACGCCGACACCACCGCGCCCGCGCTGGTCGCCACCGCGCTCGTCGGCACGAGCAAGGTCGTCGACGCGGAGGGGCTGCTGCTGCGGGCGGTGGAGCGCCGGCCCCCGCGGCCGGGGGAGGTGGCCGACCCGGGACTGTGCACGCTGGCGCTGCTGTCCGCGACGAGCAACGATCCGGCGGGCGCGGAGGGTTCGGAGGACAGCGGCGACCAGGGACCGCAACTGCTTCCCGACGCGGCGGCGGTGGCGGCGGCGACCGGGCGCGGCACGGTGGTGCTGGAGCAGGTGTCGTACTCCGGTACGCCGTTGCCGGCCGGGCGGGGCGGAGTGCCGCCGTTCGGGTCGCTGTTCTCGCGGCGGCTGCGGTGGTCGCTGGCCGGGCTGATCGCGGCCGTGTTCGCCCTCGCGGTGGCGCTGACCCTGGTGACCCGGGACCATCCGCTGCACGCCACGTACGTCACCCTGCTCGACCTGTTCGCGATCAACGAGCCCGCGCACAACGAGTCCACCGGACGGCAGGTGCTGCAACTGCTGTCCGGGCTGGTGGGGTTGCTGCTGCTGCCGGTGCTGCTCGCGGCGGTGCTGGAGGCACTGGGGACGTTCCGCACGGCGTCTGCGCTGCGCAAGCCGCCGCGCGGGCTGGGCGGGCACGTGGTGCTGCTGGGACTGGGCAAGATCGGGACGCGGGTGCTGACGCGGCTGCGGGAGCTGCACATCCCTGTGGTGTGCGTCGAGGCCGATCCCGAGGCGCGGGGGATGGCCACGGCGCGGCGGTTACGGGTGCCGGTGGTGGTCGGGGACGTCACGGCGGAGGGCGTCCTGGAAGCCGCGAAGATCCACCGCGCGGACGCGCTGCTCGCGCTGACCAGCGCGGACACGACCAATCTGGAGGCGGTGCTGTACGCGCGGTCCGTACGGCCCGATCTGCGGGCGGTGCTGCGGCTGTACGACGACGACTTCGCGAAGGCGGTGTACCGGACGCTGCGGACCGCGCACCCCGGTGCGCTGACCCGGAGCCGGAGCGTGTCCCACCTCGCGGCGCCCGCGTTCGCCGGGGCGATGATGGGGCGCCAGATCCTGGGCGCCATACCGGTCGAGCGGCGGGTGCTGCTCTTCGCGGCGGTGTCCGTGGGCGGGCTGACGCAACTGGAGGGCCGCACGGTCGGGGAGGCGTTCCGGCCGGGCGCCTGGCGGGTGCTGGCACTGGACACGGCGCGACGGGCGGACGACGACGGGCCGGTGGGGGAGGTACCGGCAGCGGGGCTGGTGTGGGACCTGCCCGATACGTACGTGCTGCGCGGGGAGGACAGGGTGGTACTGGCAGCCACCCGGCGGGGACTGGCGGAGCTGCTGGGCCGACGCCGCGGAACACGAGCCGCCCGCTGA
- a CDS encoding S9 family peptidase: MTESNGSEVPALPDRTEDMPDWEKRFRAPRVSLPDWAEDAPDRSVFVSNATGTYELYAWDRATGEQRQVTDRPNGTTDGVLSPDGEWIWWFDDKDGDEFGVWRRQRFSGGEDELAAPGLDPSYPAGLALGRDGRTAVVGRSTDEDGTTIHLARTGEAPVELYRHRESAGVGDLSHDGSLIAVEHTEHGDAMHSALRVLRPDGTTVAELDDTEGGTRELGLEVLGFAPVAGDTRLLVGHQRRGRWEPMVWDVATGEETDLALELPGDVSAEWYPDGTGLLIAHGFEARGELFRYDLSERRLVEIPTPRGAVSGATVRPDGSVEYLWSSAAEPPAVRSTAGGVVLDPPGMKSPGSVPVEDVWVEGPGGRIHALVQKPAGASGPLPTVFDIHGGPTWHDSDSFAAGPAAWVDHGYAVVRVNYRGSTGYGRAWTDALKHRVGLIELEDIAAVRAWAVGSGLADPARLILTGGSWGGYLTLLGLGTQPDAWALGIAAVPVADYVTAYHDEMEALKAMDRTLLGGTPEEVPDRFEASSPITYVDRVKAPVYISAGVNDPRCPIRQIENYVKRLESRGAVHEVYRYDAGHGSLVVDERIKQVRLELDFADRHLPPAK, from the coding sequence ATGACTGAGAGCAACGGGTCCGAGGTGCCGGCCCTGCCGGACCGGACCGAGGACATGCCCGACTGGGAGAAGCGCTTCCGGGCGCCCCGGGTGTCCCTGCCCGACTGGGCGGAGGACGCCCCCGACCGCTCCGTGTTCGTGTCGAACGCGACGGGGACGTACGAGCTGTATGCCTGGGACCGGGCGACGGGTGAGCAGCGCCAGGTGACGGACCGGCCCAACGGCACGACCGACGGCGTGCTCTCGCCCGACGGCGAGTGGATCTGGTGGTTCGACGACAAGGACGGCGACGAGTTCGGCGTCTGGCGCCGCCAGCGGTTCTCCGGCGGCGAGGACGAGCTGGCCGCGCCCGGCCTGGACCCCTCCTACCCCGCCGGTCTCGCGTTGGGCCGGGACGGCCGCACGGCGGTCGTGGGCCGCTCCACGGACGAGGACGGTACGACGATCCACCTGGCCCGCACCGGTGAGGCGCCGGTCGAGCTGTACCGCCACCGCGAGTCGGCGGGCGTCGGCGACCTGTCCCACGACGGTTCGCTGATCGCCGTGGAGCACACCGAGCACGGTGACGCGATGCACTCCGCGCTGCGGGTGCTGCGCCCCGACGGCACGACGGTCGCCGAGCTCGACGACACCGAGGGCGGCACGCGGGAGCTGGGCCTCGAGGTGCTGGGCTTCGCCCCGGTCGCCGGGGACACCCGGCTGCTCGTCGGTCATCAGCGGCGCGGCCGCTGGGAGCCGATGGTGTGGGACGTGGCGACGGGCGAGGAGACGGACCTCGCGCTGGAGCTGCCCGGTGACGTGAGCGCCGAGTGGTACCCGGACGGCACCGGCCTGCTCATCGCGCACGGTTTCGAGGCGCGCGGCGAGCTGTTCCGCTACGACCTGTCCGAGCGCCGGCTGGTGGAGATCCCCACCCCGCGCGGGGCGGTCTCGGGGGCGACGGTGCGGCCCGACGGCAGTGTGGAGTACCTGTGGTCGTCGGCGGCGGAACCGCCGGCGGTCCGCTCCACGGCGGGCGGTGTCGTCCTCGACCCGCCCGGGATGAAGTCGCCCGGCTCGGTGCCCGTGGAGGACGTGTGGGTGGAGGGGCCGGGCGGCCGTATCCACGCCCTGGTCCAGAAGCCGGCCGGCGCGAGCGGTCCGCTGCCGACGGTCTTCGACATCCACGGCGGTCCCACCTGGCACGACAGCGACTCGTTCGCGGCGGGCCCGGCGGCCTGGGTGGACCACGGCTACGCGGTGGTCCGCGTCAACTACCGGGGCTCCACGGGCTACGGCAGGGCCTGGACCGACGCGCTGAAGCACCGGGTGGGCCTGATCGAGCTGGAGGACATCGCGGCGGTCCGCGCGTGGGCGGTCGGCTCCGGCCTCGCCGATCCCGCCCGCCTGATCCTCACCGGCGGCTCCTGGGGCGGCTACCTCACCCTGCTCGGCCTGGGCACCCAGCCCGACGCGTGGGCGCTGGGCATCGCGGCGGTCCCGGTCGCCGACTACGTCACGGCGTACCACGACGAGATGGAGGCGCTGAAGGCGATGGACCGCACGCTGCTCGGCGGCACGCCGGAAGAGGTCCCCGACCGTTTCGAGGCGTCCTCCCCGATCACGTACGTCGACCGGGTCAAGGCGCCGGTCTACATCTCGGCCGGGGTCAACGACCCGCGCTGTCCGATCCGCCAGATCGAGAACTACGTCAAGCGCCTGGAGTCCCGCGGCGCGGTCCACGAGGTCTACCGCTACGACGCGGGCCACGGCTCCCTGGTGGTCGACGAGCGCATCAAGCAGGTACGGCTGGAACTGGACTTCGCGGACCGCCACCTGCCTCCTGCGAAGTAG